GTCGATCGACTGATCGAGGTTCTATCGTTCATCATAGCTTCTGAATGGATGCGCTGTTCGGAGCTCGACAAAGCTTTGACATTGAGTTCAAAAGAGCTTGAAAAAGGACTTCAACCCAACGGCAAAACAGACCGATTGGATTTCATCAAAGTGCTCGATAAAAGATTAAAGCAAGGGGACAGGAGCTTATTATTGCCCAACTGGGCGAGTTGCTCGATGAGGCTTTCTACCGGGAATTAGAGGATTGGTCGCGGATTGCCGAGCCCGAGAAATGGTTTAGTGAAGAGGCTCGCACGAACATAGAGCAACTCGAGCAAACCTTGGTCTACTTAATGAAGAAATGCGCCTTTTTAGTCGAGTACAAAATGGTTCAGGTCAATGGCATCGATGTGCGTAAAAGGAAATACACGCAAGCGCGTTTCAATCACCGACTTCGACTCTTGAACAGTACCGATGCGCAGTTTAAGTCGCACGAAGAAATAGCCGATCAATTCTCGGACAGTGGAAGTGTGCTGTTGTTGCGCAGTGTAAAGGATACAGGCGATTACTTAACTCTCAGCCTCTTTATCGTAGACACTCAAGATGTTGAAGTGACAGCACTCCGTTCGGCTGGACTCCGGAGCGATATTTACCTTTTTCAAGGTATTGACGAGGGTAGAGCAATATATATAGGAGCGAATACACAGAACCAGGTGGATTTGTCGCAATGGGATCAATGGTTCGAACTCAAAGCGGAATTCGATCGAATGAAAAAGGGAGCGAAATGAATAGTGAAGCCGTAAAATCTCCGTTTAAATTTCTCGATTCCTTCGATAGGGAGGATCGGTCTATATTCTTTGGTCGCGATGCCGAGGTAAATGAAGTTTATGACAAGTCCTTCCAAAGCCGGTTATTGCTGATTTATGGTGCATCGGGAACCGGAAAGTCGAGTATCATTAACTGTGGCCCGGCTAACCGCTTTACTGAAGAAGACTGGTTGCCCGTGGCAATTCGGCGCGGTGGAAATATGATGCGCTCGTGGTATCAACAAGTCAATAAATGGACTTTTAGTCAAGAACCGACTCCCGAGGTGATCAATGGGGAAGCCTTGAAGGCCGTGACGGCTTCAGCTTACATGGATCAATTTAGGCCCGTTTACTTTATTTTCGATCAGTTTGAGGAACTCTTTAATTTCGGTGATAGGGAGGAGATCGAAACTTTTATTACTGCCGTACGTGGTTTTTTGGATTCAGACCTGGATGTCCATTTTATTTTTATTCTGCGCGGGGAGTATTTGGAATTTCTGTCGGACTTTGAACTTCAAATTCCGCATTTCTTCGACAATCGTGTGCGTATTGAAAAAATGACCCGGCTGCGGGCACAGGAATGCGTATCAGGGCCCTGTGAAGCCTTCGGCATTGAAATGGAGCCTGGCTTTGAGCAGCAATTGTTGTCCAAGATCAACCCCGATAAGCGCTACGCTGAACTCACCTTTTTACAGGTCTTCTTGGATCGCGTTTATCACAATGCTTTGGAAAGCGGGTTGCAGGGGAAACCCTTGAAGTTTACCGTGGATCAATTAGAGCAAATGGGGGACTTAGCCGATGTGCTTGCCGAGCTTATCGATGAGCAGATCTTCAAGATGGACGACCCTAAATCAGCGCTTGCCGTGTTGAAATCCCCGGTCTCAGTAGAGGGAACCAAGGTTCAGAAGACTCAGGAAGAAATATATTCGAGCTGCGTGGATCTCGGTTTGGAGGTCAACAAGGAAGAAGTC
The Flavobacteriales bacterium genome window above contains:
- a CDS encoding ATP-binding protein, whose translation is MNSEAVKSPFKFLDSFDREDRSIFFGRDAEVNEVYDKSFQSRLLLIYGASGTGKSSIINCGPANRFTEEDWLPVAIRRGGNMMRSWYQQVNKWTFSQEPTPEVINGEALKAVTASAYMDQFRPVYFIFDQFEELFNFGDREEIETFITAVRGFLDSDLDVHFIFILRGEYLEFLSDFELQIPHFFDNRVRIEKMTRLRAQECVSGPCEAFGIEMEPGFEQQLLSKINPDKRYAELTFLQVFLDRVYHNALESGLQGKPLKFTVDQLEQMGDLADVLAELIDEQIFKMDDPKSALAVLKSPVSVEGTKVQKTQEEIYSSCVDLGLEVNKEEVIDIVQDFVDKRILSDRDDDERYEFRCDSLAQKIFERITVQEREMLEARNFLNLSFKEFKKRGKLLTEDDLQYISLYERNLSLSVDLMDVIRESERKSRNHRRKQRRRTVILSLILVLMILSVAGFLRAREQSTRARQMTELA